One window of Quercus robur chromosome 12, dhQueRobu3.1, whole genome shotgun sequence genomic DNA carries:
- the LOC126708440 gene encoding uncharacterized protein LOC126708440 — MDDSSRPPLGMINIIFAAPGKTGFCPSRVMSVARFPAESNNSEPKRTIMEIRPVLGFSDEDKIETIQPHDDTLVVTLRIGGYDVKRVLVDQGSAVKIMYPDLYKGLRLKPEDWTTYNSPLISFEGKTVIPKGQIRLPIQTGSEVVEVDFIVVDAYSPYTAIVARPWLHALEAVSSTLHQKVKYPFGGRVEEIVRNQPVARQCLVVAISH; from the coding sequence ATGGATGATTCTTCAAGACCGCCCTTGGGAATGATTAATATCATCTTTGCTGCTCCTGGAAAAACTGGTTTTTGTCCTTCTAGAGTAATGTCTGTAGCTCGATTTCCCGCCGAAAGTAATAATTCGGAGCCTAAAAGAACCATAATGGAAATCCGACCCGTTCTGGGCTTTTCAGACGAGGACAAGATCGAAACCATCCAACCCCACGACGATACTCTGGTGGTCACACTCAGGATAggggggtatgatgtgaagagagtgTTAGTGGACCAGGGTAGTGCTGTCAAGATCATGTACCCCGACCTGTACAAGGGGCTGAGGTTAAAACCCGAGGACTGGACAACCTATAATTCCCCTTTGATTAGTTTCGAGGGGAAGACTGTTATTCCAAAAGGTCAGATCagactacccatacagactggttcggaagtggtggaggtagACTTCATCGTCGTGGATGCATATTCCCCCTACACGGCTATTGTGGCCAGACCCTGGCTCCATGCTCTGGAAGCCGTCTCATCCACcctgcaccagaaagtgaaataccctTTTGGGGGCCGCGTCGAAGAAATTGTAAGGAATCAACCTGTGGCTCGGCAATGCCTTGTGGTCGCCATCTCACATTGA